A window of Acidimicrobiales bacterium contains these coding sequences:
- a CDS encoding sulfatase-like hydrolase/transferase — protein MNVLLITLDQFRGDCLSAAGHPVLRTPGLDALAAGGVRLARHYSQAAPCAPGRAALYTGTYQMNNRVVANGTPLDDRFDNVARVARRAGRDPTLFGYTDQAVDPRTVDDAADPRLSTYEGVLPGFAVGLDLTGSQAAWREWVAGRGGDVPGDAAGALATEPRRPAELGISAFLTDRFLAWHAERDGPWFAHLSYLRPHPPYAAAGEWSTAYAPDDVDLPIPVAPAEDLHRLHRMLLDLPFAAAPTDESAVRRMRAQYYGMIGDVDHQIERLGAALRARGQWDDTVVVVTSDHGDQLGDHGLVDKFGWFESSYHVLGIVRDPSRPAAHGTVVDRFTENVDVLPTICDVLGIDVPRQCDGASLAAFLDGGEPPRWRQAAHWEFDWRVFGLMSGQRSGWPSDRRAERRQVTVLRGEDRAYAQFAGGDALTYDLGVDPTWRTPVTDPEAAWADARALLAWRAEHADRTLTDTLLGPPMS, from the coding sequence GTGAACGTGCTGCTCATCACGCTCGACCAGTTCCGCGGCGACTGCCTCTCGGCCGCCGGGCACCCGGTCCTGCGCACCCCCGGTCTCGACGCGTTGGCCGCCGGGGGTGTCCGCCTCGCCCGGCACTACAGCCAGGCGGCGCCGTGCGCCCCGGGGCGGGCGGCGCTCTACACGGGCACCTACCAGATGAACAACCGGGTGGTGGCCAACGGCACCCCGCTCGACGACCGCTTCGACAACGTCGCCCGGGTGGCCCGGCGGGCCGGACGCGACCCGACGCTGTTCGGCTACACCGACCAGGCCGTCGACCCGCGCACGGTCGACGACGCGGCCGATCCTCGCCTGTCCACCTACGAGGGGGTGCTGCCCGGCTTCGCCGTGGGTCTCGACCTGACGGGTTCGCAGGCCGCCTGGCGGGAGTGGGTGGCCGGCCGGGGCGGTGACGTGCCGGGCGACGCCGCGGGCGCGCTGGCCACCGAGCCCCGCCGGCCGGCGGAGCTCGGCATCAGTGCCTTCCTCACCGACCGTTTCCTGGCGTGGCACGCCGAGCGCGACGGTCCCTGGTTCGCCCACCTCAGCTACCTGCGCCCCCACCCGCCGTACGCCGCGGCGGGGGAGTGGTCGACGGCGTACGCGCCCGACGACGTCGACCTCCCGATTCCCGTCGCCCCCGCCGAGGACCTGCACCGCCTGCACCGGATGCTGCTCGACCTCCCATTCGCGGCGGCTCCGACCGACGAGAGCGCGGTCCGTCGGATGCGGGCGCAGTACTACGGGATGATCGGCGACGTCGACCACCAGATCGAGCGGCTGGGAGCGGCGTTGCGCGCGCGGGGCCAGTGGGACGACACCGTGGTCGTCGTCACCAGCGACCACGGCGACCAGCTCGGCGACCACGGGCTGGTGGACAAGTTCGGGTGGTTCGAGTCGAGCTACCACGTGCTCGGGATCGTGCGCGATCCGAGCCGCCCGGCGGCCCATGGCACGGTGGTGGACCGCTTCACCGAGAACGTGGACGTGCTGCCCACCATCTGCGACGTGCTCGGGATCGACGTCCCCCGCCAGTGCGACGGCGCGTCGCTGGCGGCGTTCCTCGACGGCGGGGAGCCGCCGCGGTGGCGCCAGGCCGCGCACTGGGAGTTCGACTGGCGGGTCTTCGGGCTGATGTCCGGGCAGAGGTCGGGTTGGCCGTCGGATCGGCGGGCCGAGCGGCGGCAGGTGACCGTGCTGCGGGGCGAGGACCGGGCGTACGCGCAGTTCGCCGGCGGCGACGCGCTCACCTACGACCTGGGTGTCGACCCGACGTGGCGTACGCCCGTCACCGACCCCGAAGCGGCCTGGGCCGACGCCCGGGCCCTGCTGGCCTGGCGAGCCGAGCACGCCGACCGCACCCTCACCGACACCCTGCTCGGCCCCCCGATGTCCTGA
- a CDS encoding OB-fold domain-containing protein, whose product MTTRERVPAVEGWFTTTEPYTLIGGRCPSCGTCVFPPRSGACPNPGCEATELESAELSRHGRIWSYTENHYAPPPPFVAPDPFEPYALAAVELEEEGLVILGQVARGVMAADLEIGMPVEVDLQVLFTDEDGTEKWVWTWAPTVDAEAAG is encoded by the coding sequence GTGACGACCCGAGAACGAGTACCCGCCGTCGAAGGGTGGTTCACCACCACCGAGCCCTACACCCTGATCGGCGGCCGGTGCCCCTCGTGCGGCACCTGCGTCTTCCCACCCCGCTCCGGTGCCTGCCCGAACCCCGGTTGCGAAGCCACCGAGCTCGAGTCCGCCGAACTGTCACGGCACGGCCGGATCTGGTCCTACACCGAGAACCACTACGCCCCCCCGCCGCCGTTCGTCGCCCCCGACCCGTTCGAGCCCTACGCCCTCGCCGCCGTCGAGCTCGAGGAGGAGGGCCTGGTCATCCTCGGCCAGGTCGCCAGGGGCGTGATGGCCGCCGACCTCGAGATCGGCATGCCCGTCGAGGTCGACCTCCAGGTGCTGTTCACCGACGAGGACGGCACCGAGAAGTGGGTGTGGACGTGGGCGCCCACCGTCGACGCGGAGGCGGCCGGATGA
- a CDS encoding acetyl-CoA C-acetyltransferase → MAEAYIVDAVRTPVGRRGGGLSTLHPADLGAASIRALVDRTNIDPGAVDDVVFGNVDSIGPQAGDIARTAWLVAGMPEHVPGTTVDRQCGSSQQAVHFAAQGVMSGTQDLVVAGGVQNMSMIPISAAMTAGEAYGHDTPFSGSPGWQARYGDQEVSQFRAAEMIAEKWDCSRDEMEAFAVESHERAIRARAEGRFETQIVPVGDVTADEGPREPNWEKIRSLPTLTEGGRLTAACASQISDASASILIASEQALKDHHLTPRARIHHLSVRADDPVWMLTAPIPATRHALDKTGLTLDDIDLVEINEAFASVVLAWAKETGADLAKVNVNGGAIALGHPLGATGARLMTTLLCELERTGGRYGLQTMCEGGGQANVTIIERL, encoded by the coding sequence ATGGCCGAGGCCTACATCGTCGATGCCGTCCGGACCCCCGTGGGGCGTCGCGGCGGCGGACTGTCCACCCTGCACCCCGCCGACCTCGGCGCCGCCAGCATCAGGGCGCTCGTCGACCGCACCAACATCGACCCGGGCGCGGTCGACGACGTCGTGTTCGGCAACGTCGACTCGATCGGGCCGCAGGCCGGCGACATCGCCCGCACCGCGTGGCTGGTGGCCGGCATGCCCGAGCACGTGCCCGGCACCACCGTCGACCGCCAGTGCGGGTCGAGCCAGCAGGCCGTGCACTTCGCCGCCCAGGGCGTGATGAGCGGCACGCAGGACCTCGTCGTCGCCGGCGGCGTGCAGAACATGTCGATGATCCCCATCTCGGCGGCCATGACCGCCGGTGAGGCCTACGGCCACGACACCCCGTTCTCGGGGTCACCTGGCTGGCAGGCCCGCTACGGCGATCAGGAGGTCAGCCAGTTCCGCGCCGCCGAGATGATCGCCGAGAAGTGGGACTGCAGCCGCGACGAGATGGAGGCCTTCGCCGTCGAGTCGCACGAGCGGGCCATCCGGGCCCGCGCCGAGGGACGTTTCGAGACCCAGATCGTCCCCGTGGGCGACGTGACCGCCGACGAGGGCCCCCGCGAGCCGAACTGGGAGAAGATCCGCTCGCTGCCCACCCTCACCGAAGGCGGACGGCTCACCGCCGCCTGCGCCAGCCAGATCTCCGACGCCTCGGCGTCGATCCTCATCGCGAGCGAGCAGGCCCTGAAGGACCACCACCTCACGCCGCGGGCCCGCATCCACCACCTGTCGGTGCGCGCCGACGACCCGGTGTGGATGCTCACCGCGCCGATCCCCGCCACCCGCCACGCCCTCGACAAGACCGGCCTGACCCTCGACGACATCGACCTCGTCGAGATCAACGAAGCCTTCGCCTCGGTGGTGCTGGCGTGGGCCAAGGAGACCGGGGCCGACCTCGCCAAGGTCAACGTCAACGGCGGTGCCATCGCCCTCGGCCACCCGCTCGGCGCGACCGGCGCCCGACTCATGACCACCCTGCTCTGCGAGCTCGAGCGCACCGGCGGCCGCTACGGCCTGCAGACCATGTGCGAGGGCGGCGGTCAGGCCAACGTCACCATCATCGAACGGCTCTGA
- a CDS encoding acetyl-CoA acetyltransferase, with product MASHGIRDRVAIVGMGCTNFIENWGKGLDDLMIDAAADAYASAGVTKDDVDAYWFGTAQSGMSGITLARPLQLQNKPVTRVENYCATGSEALRQAAYAVASGAYDLVMVVGAEKVKDTGYQGLNAFPIPSDGTGRTLTAAAMFSMIVPAYGNKYGVDDETMRAVLTHIARKNHFNGARNERAQFRKEISVEQVERAPKMAGTLGVFDCAGVADGAAAAIVCRAEDAHRYTDTPVFVKALSFVAGNGSGLINPSYDYTTFPEIAACAEDAYAQAGVKDARAEIALAEVHDCFTPTELVLMEDLQFSERGTAWRDVLDGVFDLDGELPVNPDGGLKSFGHPVGASGLRMMFEAWLQLRGEAPEERTVSSLAAGRKLALTHNLGGYPGEMVSFVSLLGAEVG from the coding sequence GTGGCTAGTCATGGCATCCGCGACCGCGTCGCCATCGTCGGGATGGGGTGCACCAACTTCATCGAGAACTGGGGCAAGGGCCTCGACGACCTGATGATCGACGCCGCCGCCGACGCCTACGCGTCGGCCGGCGTCACCAAGGACGACGTCGACGCCTACTGGTTCGGAACCGCCCAGAGCGGGATGAGCGGCATCACCCTGGCCCGGCCGCTCCAGCTCCAGAACAAGCCCGTCACCCGGGTCGAGAACTACTGCGCCACGGGTTCCGAGGCCCTCCGCCAAGCGGCCTACGCGGTCGCGTCGGGCGCCTACGACCTCGTGATGGTGGTGGGCGCCGAGAAGGTGAAGGACACCGGCTACCAGGGCCTCAACGCCTTCCCGATCCCGAGCGACGGGACGGGGCGTACCCTCACCGCGGCGGCCATGTTCTCGATGATCGTGCCCGCCTACGGCAACAAGTACGGCGTCGACGACGAGACGATGCGGGCCGTGCTGACCCACATCGCTCGCAAGAACCACTTCAACGGGGCCCGCAACGAACGCGCCCAGTTCCGCAAGGAGATCAGCGTCGAGCAGGTCGAGCGGGCACCCAAGATGGCAGGCACCCTCGGGGTGTTCGACTGCGCCGGTGTGGCCGACGGGGCGGCGGCCGCCATCGTGTGTCGGGCCGAGGACGCCCACCGCTACACCGACACCCCGGTCTTCGTGAAGGCCCTGTCGTTCGTGGCCGGCAACGGATCCGGGCTCATCAACCCGTCCTACGACTACACGACCTTCCCGGAGATCGCCGCCTGCGCCGAGGACGCCTACGCGCAGGCCGGGGTGAAGGACGCCCGGGCCGAGATCGCGCTCGCCGAGGTGCACGACTGCTTCACGCCCACCGAGCTGGTGCTGATGGAGGACCTGCAGTTCTCCGAGCGGGGCACGGCCTGGCGTGACGTGCTCGACGGCGTGTTCGACCTCGACGGCGAGCTGCCCGTCAACCCCGACGGGGGCTTGAAGAGCTTCGGCCACCCGGTCGGGGCGTCGGGGCTGCGGATGATGTTCGAGGCGTGGTTGCAGCTCCGGGGAGAGGCGCCCGAGGAGCGCACCGTCTCGAGCCTGGCCGCGGGCCGCAAGCTGGCCCTCACCCACAACCTCGGCGGCTACCCCGGCGAGATGGTCAGCTTCGTGTCGCTGCTCGGCGCAGAGGTGGGCTGA
- a CDS encoding OB-fold domain-containing protein: MRGILSWGAYLPYRRLDRTQIAPFIGQGGGKGTRTVASFDEDTTTMAVEASRLALRAVAARPDTLLFATAAPAYADKTNATAVHAALRLDPSATALDLGASVRSAVGGLRLALQGTGTTLVATGDLRTGLAGSADEAAGGDAAAAVLIGDGDGVVAEYLGGASATVEFVDRWRAPGDVRSKVWDDKFSELTYVGLARDAWAEALAAAGVAADEVTVAVAAPTARIGKAVAGRLGAASVVGDLTDTVGATGAAQPGLLLASLLEQSDAGAVLALVTVGDGAEVLVFRTTPAIASFTPARTVADQIATGAPVGYGRFLSWRGMVAVEPPRRPEPARPSGTAAARSAEWKFGFVGSRDRESGTVFLPPSRVSMDGERTDEMEPVPMADVQGTIATFTVDRIAYSPSPPIVFAVVDFDGGGRLPIELTDTDVEEVEIGKRVEMTFRRLFTADGIHNYFWKGRLVRG, encoded by the coding sequence ATGCGCGGCATCCTCTCGTGGGGGGCGTACCTCCCCTATCGGCGACTCGACCGGACCCAGATCGCACCGTTCATCGGGCAGGGCGGTGGCAAGGGCACACGCACCGTCGCGTCGTTCGACGAGGACACCACCACCATGGCCGTCGAGGCCTCCCGGCTGGCGCTGAGGGCCGTCGCCGCCCGACCCGACACCCTCCTGTTCGCCACCGCGGCGCCGGCCTACGCCGACAAGACCAACGCCACCGCCGTGCACGCTGCACTGCGCCTCGACCCGTCCGCCACCGCCCTCGACCTCGGCGCCTCGGTGCGCTCGGCGGTCGGCGGGCTGCGCCTCGCCCTCCAGGGCACCGGCACCACCCTGGTCGCCACGGGCGACCTCCGCACCGGCCTCGCCGGCTCGGCCGACGAGGCCGCCGGTGGTGACGCCGCCGCCGCCGTGCTCATCGGCGACGGTGACGGCGTGGTGGCCGAGTATCTCGGCGGCGCCTCCGCCACCGTCGAGTTCGTCGACCGGTGGCGGGCGCCCGGCGACGTCCGGTCCAAGGTCTGGGACGACAAGTTCTCCGAGCTCACCTACGTGGGCCTGGCCCGCGACGCGTGGGCCGAGGCCCTGGCCGCCGCAGGGGTGGCGGCCGACGAGGTGACCGTCGCCGTCGCCGCCCCCACCGCCCGCATCGGCAAGGCCGTCGCCGGTCGGCTGGGTGCGGCGTCCGTCGTCGGCGACCTCACCGACACCGTCGGCGCCACCGGGGCGGCCCAGCCGGGCCTGCTGCTGGCCTCGTTGCTCGAGCAGTCCGACGCCGGCGCGGTCCTCGCCCTCGTCACGGTGGGCGACGGCGCCGAGGTGCTGGTCTTCAGGACCACCCCGGCGATCGCGTCCTTCACGCCCGCTCGCACGGTCGCCGACCAGATCGCCACCGGCGCCCCCGTCGGCTACGGCCGCTTCCTGTCGTGGCGCGGGATGGTGGCCGTCGAGCCTCCCCGCCGTCCCGAGCCGGCCCGGCCGTCGGGCACCGCCGCGGCCCGCTCGGCCGAGTGGAAGTTCGGGTTCGTGGGCTCGCGTGACCGTGAGTCGGGCACGGTGTTCCTCCCGCCGTCGCGGGTGTCGATGGACGGGGAACGCACCGACGAGATGGAGCCCGTGCCGATGGCTGACGTGCAGGGCACCATCGCCACGTTCACCGTCGACCGCATCGCCTACTCGCCCAGTCCGCCCATCGTCTTCGCCGTCGTCGACTTCGACGGCGGCGGTCGCCTGCCCATCGAGCTCACCGACACCGACGTCGAGGAGGTGGAGATCGGCAAGCGGGTCGAGATGACCTTCCGTCGCCTCTTCACGGCCGACGGCATCCACAACTACTTCTGGAAGGGACGGTTGGTCCGTGGCTAG
- a CDS encoding TIGR03857 family LLM class F420-dependent oxidoreductase gives MTDTPRVLDELGFYVLAGQPSSSRDLVTEVVEGERLGLGTAFVSERYNKKEAATLCGAAGAVSERIRISTAATNHNTRHPMVTAGFARTMQSLTGGRFTLGLGRGIAMMQDAFGIGRITTAQMEDFAGLMRRLFRGEVIIGHDGPAGSYPVLHLDAELDEHLPMGMVAFGPETLKLAGRCFDEVVLHTFFTDETTARCVRTVKEAAEQAGRDPADVQVWSCFATVTDLVPEDQRLMKLVGRLGTYLQGYGALLVRTNGWDPAVLERFLADPVVSSVRGLDVVGTTEQLEHVATLIPDEWLAPSATGSPTDCVAAVRNQFDLGCDGVIMHGATPAELAPVAAAYREAVG, from the coding sequence ATGACCGACACGCCACGCGTGCTCGACGAGTTGGGGTTCTACGTGCTGGCCGGCCAGCCGTCGTCGTCACGGGACCTCGTGACCGAGGTCGTGGAGGGCGAGCGCCTCGGGCTCGGCACCGCCTTCGTCTCCGAGCGCTACAACAAGAAGGAAGCGGCCACCCTGTGCGGGGCCGCCGGGGCGGTGAGCGAGCGGATCCGGATCTCGACGGCGGCGACGAACCACAACACCCGCCACCCCATGGTCACCGCCGGCTTCGCCCGGACGATGCAGAGCCTGACCGGTGGCCGGTTCACCCTCGGCCTCGGACGGGGCATCGCGATGATGCAGGACGCGTTCGGGATCGGTCGCATCACCACCGCCCAGATGGAGGACTTCGCCGGCCTCATGCGCCGGCTGTTCCGCGGCGAGGTGATCATCGGCCACGACGGACCGGCAGGCAGCTACCCGGTGCTGCACCTCGACGCCGAGCTCGACGAGCACCTGCCGATGGGGATGGTGGCCTTCGGCCCGGAGACCCTGAAGCTCGCCGGTCGGTGCTTCGACGAGGTCGTCCTGCACACGTTCTTCACGGACGAGACCACGGCGCGATGCGTGCGCACGGTGAAGGAGGCCGCCGAGCAGGCCGGCCGCGACCCAGCCGACGTGCAGGTGTGGTCGTGCTTCGCCACCGTCACCGACCTCGTCCCCGAGGATCAACGGCTCATGAAGCTGGTCGGGCGCCTCGGCACCTACCTCCAGGGCTACGGAGCACTGCTCGTGCGCACGAACGGCTGGGACCCCGCCGTGCTCGAGCGGTTCCTCGCCGACCCCGTGGTGTCGAGCGTGCGGGGACTCGACGTCGTGGGCACCACCGAGCAGCTCGAGCACGTCGCCACCCTCATCCCCGACGAATGGCTCGCCCCGTCGGCGACGGGCTCGCCGACCGACTGCGTCGCCGCGGTCCGCAACCAGTTCGACCTCGGGTGCGACGGCGTCATCATGCACGGCGCCACCCCCGCCGAACTGGCCCCGGTGGCGGCCGCGTACCGCGAGGCCGTCGGGTGA
- a CDS encoding lipid-transfer protein, whose translation MSTERDLVILGAGMHPWGKWGRNFVEYGLVAARAALADAGVAWRDIEFVAGADTIRNGYPGFVAASTFSQALGWTGAQISSSYAACASGAQAIQSARAQLLAGFADVALVIGADTTPKGFFAPVGGERKEDPDWQRFHLLGATNPSFFALNARRRIDVFGDTPEDFALVKVKNSRAGVANPYARFRKEFGLEDFASSPIVSDPLRLLDICATSDGAAALVVCTPEYARRKLGTLDGTVRIKAVANTTPTYPQVRLELPDIATDSSAVVAPPELGFKDSIAHNAYEQAGLGPEDIHCAEVYDLSTALELDWYENLGFCAEGEGATLVRDGVTALGGRLPVNPSGGLASFGEAIPAQAIAQVCELTWQLQGRADGHQVEGATVGLAINQGLFGHGSCTIVAR comes from the coding sequence ATGAGCACCGAGCGCGACCTGGTGATCCTCGGTGCCGGCATGCACCCGTGGGGCAAGTGGGGCCGCAACTTCGTGGAGTACGGGCTCGTCGCGGCGAGGGCGGCCCTCGCCGACGCCGGCGTGGCGTGGCGCGACATCGAGTTCGTGGCCGGCGCCGACACCATCCGCAACGGCTACCCGGGCTTCGTGGCGGCCTCCACCTTCAGTCAGGCGCTCGGGTGGACCGGCGCGCAGATCTCGTCGTCGTACGCGGCCTGCGCCTCGGGGGCCCAGGCGATCCAGTCGGCCCGCGCCCAGCTGCTGGCCGGGTTCGCCGACGTCGCCCTGGTGATCGGCGCCGACACCACCCCGAAGGGCTTCTTCGCGCCGGTGGGCGGCGAACGCAAGGAGGACCCCGACTGGCAGCGGTTCCACCTCCTCGGCGCCACGAACCCGTCGTTCTTCGCGCTCAACGCCCGGCGGCGCATCGACGTCTTCGGCGACACCCCCGAGGACTTCGCCCTCGTGAAGGTGAAGAACTCCCGGGCCGGGGTGGCCAACCCCTACGCCCGGTTCCGCAAGGAGTTCGGCCTCGAGGACTTCGCCTCTTCGCCCATCGTGAGCGACCCGCTGCGCCTGCTCGACATCTGCGCCACCTCCGACGGCGCCGCCGCGCTCGTGGTGTGCACCCCCGAGTACGCCCGGCGCAAGCTCGGCACCCTCGACGGGACCGTGCGCATCAAGGCGGTGGCCAACACCACGCCGACCTACCCGCAGGTGCGCCTGGAGCTGCCCGACATCGCCACCGACTCGAGCGCCGTGGTGGCGCCCCCCGAGCTCGGGTTCAAGGACAGCATCGCCCACAACGCCTACGAGCAGGCGGGGCTCGGCCCCGAGGACATCCACTGCGCCGAGGTCTACGACCTGTCCACCGCCCTCGAGCTCGACTGGTACGAGAACCTCGGGTTCTGTGCCGAGGGCGAGGGCGCCACGCTGGTCCGCGACGGGGTGACCGCCCTCGGCGGCCGCCTCCCGGTCAACCCCTCCGGCGGCCTCGCCAGCTTCGGCGAGGCCATCCCCGCCCAGGCCATCGCCCAGGTCTGCGAGCTCACCTGGCAGCTCCAGGGACGCGCCGACGGCCACCAGGTCGAGGGCGCCACCGTCGGGCTCGCCATCAACCAGGGGCTGTTCGGGCACGGCTCCTGCACCATCGTCGCCCGGTAG
- a CDS encoding phytanoyl-CoA dioxygenase family protein: MDALGPTPASLGPEALDHFATTGWLLTEPLDGASVDALAGWVDEVSAWPDGAGRWLHYREATDDGPRLCRSENFVPFHTDLRELLTSGPLLAIASALLGEPAVLYKEKINHKAPGGAGYSPHQDAPAYRFVEVHVSCMVAVDDATLDNGCLEVVAGAHHELLPTDDTGCIRADVVETLDWQPVEVHAGKVLWFHSRTPHRSGPNRSTSWRRALYPTYNAAREGDLRAAYYRRKLEEFAAAAASGDDRVPVSLIGDFQGRVLR; the protein is encoded by the coding sequence ATGGACGCGCTCGGCCCCACTCCGGCCTCCCTCGGACCCGAGGCCCTCGACCACTTCGCGACCACCGGGTGGTTGCTCACCGAGCCGCTCGACGGCGCGTCGGTCGACGCGCTGGCCGGCTGGGTCGACGAGGTGTCGGCATGGCCCGACGGCGCGGGCCGCTGGCTGCACTACCGCGAGGCCACCGACGACGGTCCCCGGCTGTGCCGCAGCGAGAACTTCGTCCCCTTCCACACCGACCTCCGTGAGCTGCTCACCTCGGGACCCCTCCTCGCGATCGCCTCGGCCCTCCTCGGCGAGCCGGCGGTGCTCTACAAGGAGAAGATCAACCACAAGGCGCCGGGAGGCGCCGGCTACTCGCCCCACCAGGACGCCCCCGCCTACCGCTTCGTCGAGGTGCACGTCTCGTGCATGGTGGCCGTCGACGACGCCACCCTCGACAACGGCTGCCTCGAGGTGGTGGCCGGCGCCCACCACGAGCTGTTGCCCACCGACGACACCGGGTGCATCCGGGCCGATGTCGTCGAGACGCTCGACTGGCAGCCCGTCGAGGTGCACGCCGGCAAGGTGCTGTGGTTCCACTCGCGCACCCCGCACCGCTCCGGGCCCAACCGCTCGACGTCGTGGCGACGGGCGCTGTACCCGACCTACAACGCCGCCCGCGAGGGCGACCTGCGCGCCGCGTACTACCGGCGCAAGCTCGAGGAGTTCGCGGCCGCCGCGGCGTCGGGCGACGACCGGGTGCCGGTGTCGCTGATCGGCGACTTCCAGGGCCGCGTGCTGCGATGA
- a CDS encoding AMP-binding protein, translating into MAVPAEPVTGAFETVPDLFDAVVDVAGDAEAFVDGDRRLTFAGWARAADGVATRLAAAGVGPDDVVGISLPSSIDYAIAYQAVLRLGAVASGMNPRLGPSETAHVLERSDPRIVVSDVPVDGRPTLGLAELAEATRDPAFTGRPARVGTDPVAIVWTSGTTGRPKGAVFDHACLAAMARAAGPLSRMGDRRLSPLPFAHVGYMTRVWDELAHVITTVVIPTPWSAAEALALIERERVTVGQGVPAQWQMMLAHPDLATTDTSSLRIVSTGAARVPPELVRAMRTTFGCPVVVRYTSTEACVSTGTAVDDPDDVVAETVGTPGEGVEMEIRAEEGRGEVVATGEVGTVCLRSRAMFRRYWREPELTAAAVDRNGWLLTGDLGRVDVDGNLRLAGRSTEMYIRGGYNVYPVEVENHLGQHPCVDRVAVVGTEAPVLGEIGVAFVVAAPGATPDLAELRAWCKERLADYKAPDCLVVVDDLPLTPMSKIDKRALAPAAAEAERAWER; encoded by the coding sequence ATGGCTGTGCCCGCGGAGCCCGTGACCGGCGCCTTCGAGACCGTGCCCGACCTCTTCGACGCCGTCGTCGACGTGGCCGGGGACGCCGAGGCGTTCGTCGACGGCGACCGCCGCCTCACGTTCGCCGGATGGGCCCGCGCCGCCGACGGCGTCGCCACCCGTCTCGCCGCGGCGGGGGTCGGGCCCGACGACGTGGTGGGGATCTCCCTTCCGTCCTCGATCGACTACGCCATCGCCTACCAGGCCGTCCTGCGTCTCGGCGCAGTGGCCAGCGGCATGAACCCCCGCCTCGGGCCGTCGGAGACCGCGCACGTCCTCGAGCGCAGCGACCCCCGCATCGTCGTGAGCGACGTCCCCGTGGACGGCCGGCCCACCCTCGGCCTCGCCGAGCTGGCCGAGGCGACCCGCGACCCGGCGTTCACCGGCCGCCCCGCCCGTGTCGGCACCGACCCCGTGGCGATCGTGTGGACCAGCGGAACCACCGGCCGGCCGAAGGGCGCGGTGTTCGACCACGCCTGCCTCGCGGCGATGGCCCGGGCCGCCGGCCCGCTGTCGCGCATGGGCGACCGCCGGCTCTCGCCGCTGCCCTTCGCCCACGTGGGCTACATGACCCGGGTGTGGGACGAGCTGGCCCACGTCATCACCACGGTCGTCATCCCCACCCCGTGGTCGGCGGCCGAGGCCCTGGCCCTCATCGAGCGGGAGCGGGTCACGGTGGGCCAGGGCGTGCCGGCCCAGTGGCAGATGATGCTCGCCCACCCCGACCTGGCCACCACCGACACGTCGAGCCTGCGCATCGTCAGCACCGGGGCCGCCCGGGTGCCGCCCGAGCTGGTGCGCGCCATGCGCACCACGTTCGGCTGCCCCGTGGTGGTGCGCTACACCTCCACCGAGGCGTGCGTGTCGACGGGTACCGCCGTCGACGACCCCGACGACGTGGTGGCCGAGACCGTGGGCACCCCCGGTGAGGGCGTGGAGATGGAGATCCGCGCCGAGGAGGGCCGCGGCGAGGTCGTGGCGACCGGGGAGGTCGGCACCGTGTGCCTGCGCAGCCGGGCGATGTTCCGCCGCTACTGGCGCGAGCCGGAGCTCACCGCCGCCGCCGTCGACCGCAACGGTTGGCTGCTCACCGGTGACCTGGGGCGGGTCGACGTCGACGGCAACCTCCGCCTCGCCGGGCGCAGCACCGAGATGTACATCCGCGGGGGCTACAACGTGTACCCCGTCGAGGTGGAGAACCACCTCGGCCAGCACCCTTGCGTGGATCGGGTGGCGGTGGTGGGTACGGAGGCCCCCGTGCTGGGGGAGATCGGCGTGGCGTTCGTCGTCGCCGCCCCGGGCGCCACCCCCGACCTCGCCGAGCTGCGGGCGTGGTGCAAGGAGCGTCTCGCCGACTACAAGGCGCCCGACTGCCTGGTGGTGGTCGACGACCTGCCGCTCACCCCGATGAGCAAGATCGACAAGCGGGCGCTGGCCCCCGCGGCCGCCGAGGCCGAGCGGGCCTGGGAACGATGA
- a CDS encoding HD domain-containing protein, whose translation MKPAAHAASVAEVLDLLTTFGADRYDEEVSQLDHALQCAALARRAGASDDLVAAALLHDVGHLLALAEDRPFRAGVDDHHETAGAAWLTPLFPSSVTGPIAAHVRAKRHLAATDPDYLAALSPASTRSLEVQGGPLSAAEAAAFAAGAVAADAVALRRWDDLGKVDGLEVAPLAAHVDLLTRLADRRTGGGGG comes from the coding sequence ATGAAGCCGGCGGCGCACGCCGCCTCGGTGGCCGAGGTGCTCGACCTGCTCACCACCTTCGGCGCCGACCGGTACGACGAGGAGGTCAGCCAGCTCGACCACGCCCTCCAGTGCGCCGCCCTGGCCCGGCGGGCCGGTGCGTCCGACGACCTGGTGGCCGCGGCGCTCCTCCACGACGTGGGCCACCTCCTGGCCCTCGCCGAGGACCGTCCGTTCCGCGCCGGCGTCGACGACCACCACGAGACCGCGGGTGCGGCGTGGCTCACCCCCCTGTTCCCGTCGTCGGTCACCGGCCCGATCGCGGCTCACGTGCGCGCCAAGCGCCACCTGGCGGCCACCGACCCCGACTACCTCGCCGCTCTGTCCCCGGCGTCGACGCGCAGCCTGGAGGTACAGGGCGGACCGCTCTCGGCCGCGGAGGCGGCGGCCTTCGCCGCCGGCGCGGTGGCCGCGGACGCCGTTGCCCTGCGTCGCTGGGACGACCTCGGCAAGGTCGACGGGCTGGAGGTGGCGCCCCTCGCCGCCCACGTCGATCTGCTCACCCGGCTGGCCGACCGCCGGACCGGGGGTGGCGGGGGCTGA